CGTTCGCGTACCCGACCTGGGACCTGACGTACTCCGACCTGCGGCGCGTCGCGGACTGGAAGGCGGAGTTCGACGCCGACGCCGCGGCGGGGCGCGTCCCGGCGTTCACGTACTTCTGGCTGCCCAACGACCACACGGCCGGCGTCGCGCGCGCGCAGCTCACGCCGCGCCAGCTCGTCGCGCAGAACGACGCCGCGCTCGCGCGCCTCGTCGAGACGATCGCCGCGAGCCCGGTCTGGCGCGAGAGCCTGATCCTCGTCGAGGAGGACGACGCGCAGAACGGCCCCGACCACGTCGACGCGACGCGCACCGTCGCGCTCGCGGTGGGGCCGTTCGTGCGGCGCGGCGCGGTCGTCCGGGACCGCTACGACCAGCTCTCGATGCTGCGCACGGCGGAGGTGCTGCTCGGCCTCGACCCGTTAGGCGTCGGCGACGCGCTCGCGGTGCCGATGCTCGGCGCGCTGACGCCGGCGGCGGACGGGCGGCGGTGGCGGCCGCCGGAGCCGTCGCGGTGGCTGACGAAGGCCGATCGGGGGCGGTACGACGCGCTGGGGGCGGGGGCGCGGTAGCGACGGGACGGGAGTACGGCGCTGTCGGGGCCGCGCTGTTGGCCCCCGGCTGTTGGTGCGGCGCAGTTGCGGGGTCGCTTGTTAGTCCGGCGGGAGGAGCCGGCCGTGGGCAGCGCCGGTCCAACCGCGCCGTTCCAACCGCGTTTCACCCACAGCGCCCGACCAACAGCCGGGTTCCAACAGCGCCCCACTCCCGGTTCCTCGCTCGGACCGCCCGCCGCGCCCCCACGGCGCCGTCCTTGCAGCGCGCCCACCCCGCCGCGCGCCCTTCCGCCCGCGACGCCCTCCCCGACCCATTCCCGACCCATTCCCGACCCATGATCTCCCTCGCCGACGCCCGCCGCGTCATCGCCGCGGCCGAGCAGAAGGCCGAAGACATCGGCCAGCCCATGAACATCGCCGTCGTCGACGCCGGCGGCGCGCTCGTCGCCCACGTCCGGATGGACGACGCGTGGATGGGGAGCGTCGACATCTCGATCAAGAAGGCGTGGACGGCGCGCGCGTTCGACATCGAGACCAAGGCGCTCGCGAAGCTCGCCCAGCCGGGCGAGGACTTCTTCGGCATCCACGCGAGCAACGACGGCAAGGTGATGATCTTCGCCGGCGGGATCCCGCTCAAGCAGGGAGGCCGCGTCGTCGGCGCCGTCGGCGTGAGCGGCGGCGCCGGCAAGCAGGACCAGGAAGTCGCCGAAGCGGGCGCGAAGGCGTTCTGAGGTTGTCGCACCGGCTTTCCCGGCCCGCGCGCGCCACGGGGCGCGCCGCTGGCCTCGCCGCCGCCGCGTTGGGCGCGCTCGGCGCCGGCCCGCGCGGCCGCGCCCTCGCCCCGCCGGGCGAACTCGCCTACGTGACCAACGAGGCCGGGCGCACGCTCTCGGTGATCGACGTCGCGACCGATCAGGTGGTCGCGACGATCCCGGTCGGCACGCGGCCGCGCGGCGTGCGCATCGCGCCGGACGGCCGGTTCGTCTACGTCGCGCTCTCCGGGTCGCCGCGCTGTCCGCCGACGATGCCGGACGCCGAGTGTGCGCGGCTGACGGCCGACCGCTCGCTCGACGGGATCGCGGAGGTGGACGCGGCCACGCGCCGCGTGCGGCGCGTGCTGCCCGGGGGGACCGACCCGGAGCAGTTCGCGCTCAGCCCCGACGGCCGCCGGCTCTACGCGGCCAACGAGGACGCCGGCGCGGCGTCGATCGTCGACGTGGCGAGCGGGCGCGTCGTGACGAGCGTCCCCGTCGGGCGCGAGCCCGAAGGTGTGCGGGTGAGCCCGGACGGGCGCGTCGCGTACGTGACCTCCGAGGCGGGGAACACCGTCGTCGCCCTCGACGCGCGCACGGGACGCGTGCGCGGGCGCACGACGGTCGACGCGCGGCCGCGCGACCTCGTCGTGACGCCCGACGGGCGCCGCCTCTACGTCTCGGCGGAGGTCGGCGGCACCGTGTTACTCGTCGACGCCGGGCGCGATTCGGTGCTCGCACGGATCGCAATGCCCGCGGGCGCCAAGCCGATGGGACTCGCGCTCGCGCCGGGCGGTGGTACGCTCTACGTCGCGACCGGGCGCCACGGCACGATCGAGATCGTCGACACCGAAACGCGCGCGGTCGTCGGCTCGGTGCGGGTCGGGGCGCGCCCGTGGGGGATCGCGCTCGCGGCGGGCGGGCGCAAGTTGTACGTCGCGAACGGGTCGTCGAACGACGTCTCGGTGGTCGACA
The Gemmatimonadetes bacterium T265 genome window above contains:
- a CDS encoding membrane protein gives rise to the protein MSHRLSRPARATGRAAGLAAAALGALGAGPRGRALAPPGELAYVTNEAGRTLSVIDVATDQVVATIPVGTRPRGVRIAPDGRFVYVALSGSPRCPPTMPDAECARLTADRSLDGIAEVDAATRRVRRVLPGGTDPEQFALSPDGRRLYAANEDAGAASIVDVASGRVVTSVPVGREPEGVRVSPDGRVAYVTSEAGNTVVALDARTGRVRGRTTVDARPRDLVVTPDGRRLYVSAEVGGTVLLVDAGRDSVLARIAMPAGAKPMGLALAPGGGTLYVATGRHGTIEIVDTETRAVVGSVRVGARPWGIALAAGGRKLYVANGSSNDVSVVDTGARRVVATIPVGALPWGVAVGPAVGAAR
- a CDS encoding PduO protein, with translation MISLADARRVIAAAEQKAEDIGQPMNIAVVDAGGALVAHVRMDDAWMGSVDISIKKAWTARAFDIETKALAKLAQPGEDFFGIHASNDGKVMIFAGGIPLKQGGRVVGAVGVSGGAGKQDQEVAEAGAKAF